A genomic region of Bacillota bacterium contains the following coding sequences:
- a CDS encoding putative glycoside hydrolase — MLPKLLKEQRWSRFLLVAGGLLVAVAMTVGASRTAIPASGRLSSGLDRLGRFDFFERGQSLPRGSRSDDPSGPPTPGTGPAPTADGQPEGPFPQLAEVLDFERMVEKRPGRVPVEVHGLYLTGYIAGQTEKVNLLLKALDGTSFNAFVIDVKNDSGRISYRSDVPLTKAAGAGTDWIQEPGAYLAHLRDEGIYTIARIVVFKDPALARVRPDLAVQSQDGGPWRDRTGATWLDPYRREVWDYAVALAQEAARKGFREIQFDYVRFPSDGETGKTIYSDAEGSRAETIGRFLKYAYEHLQPYDVYLSADIFGLVGTVTDDMGIGQRLEDILGTVDYISPMVYPSHYSARNYGLEDPESRPYETVLAGLRDYQRRMELAPSLTKIRPWLQDFSLRVHYGEAEVEGQIKAARELGVNEFILWNPGNVYNTAVFREVSRPSQPSAESPVSGEVR, encoded by the coding sequence ATGCTGCCTAAACTTCTCAAAGAGCAGAGATGGTCCCGGTTCCTGCTGGTCGCCGGCGGATTGCTGGTCGCAGTGGCGATGACCGTCGGGGCCTCGCGGACGGCCATCCCCGCCTCCGGCCGGTTATCCAGCGGGCTAGACCGCTTGGGTCGCTTCGACTTCTTTGAACGTGGGCAGTCCCTGCCCAGGGGCAGTCGATCGGATGACCCATCCGGCCCGCCGACTCCCGGGACCGGGCCCGCGCCGACCGCGGACGGGCAGCCCGAGGGCCCCTTCCCACAACTGGCCGAGGTCCTCGATTTCGAACGGATGGTCGAGAAGCGGCCCGGCCGGGTCCCCGTCGAAGTCCACGGTCTCTACCTGACCGGGTACATCGCCGGACAGACGGAGAAGGTAAACCTACTCCTCAAGGCCCTCGACGGCACATCGTTCAACGCCTTCGTCATCGACGTCAAGAACGACTCCGGGCGGATCAGCTACCGCTCGGACGTGCCGCTGACCAAGGCCGCCGGGGCGGGCACCGACTGGATCCAGGAGCCCGGGGCCTACCTGGCCCACCTGAGGGATGAGGGGATCTACACCATCGCCAGGATCGTCGTCTTCAAGGATCCCGCCCTCGCCAGGGTCCGGCCAGACCTTGCCGTCCAGAGCCAGGACGGTGGGCCCTGGCGCGACCGGACCGGGGCGACCTGGCTCGACCCCTACCGCCGGGAGGTTTGGGACTACGCGGTGGCTCTGGCGCAGGAGGCCGCCAGGAAGGGTTTCCGCGAGATCCAGTTCGACTACGTGCGGTTCCCATCCGATGGCGAGACCGGGAAGACCATCTACTCCGACGCCGAGGGGTCGCGGGCCGAGACCATCGGGCGCTTCCTGAAATACGCCTATGAACATCTCCAACCCTACGACGTATACCTCTCGGCGGATATCTTCGGTCTGGTCGGGACGGTGACCGACGACATGGGCATCGGCCAACGGCTTGAGGACATCCTGGGGACCGTCGACTATATCTCGCCGATGGTCTACCCATCGCATTACTCGGCCCGCAACTACGGGCTGGAAGACCCGGAGTCGCGCCCATACGAGACCGTCCTCGCCGGGCTCCGGGACTACCAGCGTCGGATGGAACTGGCCCCGAGCCTGACCAAGATCCGCCCATGGTTGCAGGACTTCAGCCTCCGGGTGCACTATGGCGAAGCCGAGGTCGAAGGTCAGATCAAGGCGGCCCGGGAACTCGGGGTCAACGAGTTCATCCTCTGGAACCCGGGCAACGTTTACAATACGGCCGTCTTCCGCGAGGTGTCACGGCCATCCCAGCCCTCCGCGGAGTCGCCCGTCTCGGGTGAGGTGCGCTGA
- the fusA gene encoding elongation factor G codes for MKKYTIDHLRNIGLVAHGGAGKTSLAEAMLFSAKAIDRLGRVEEGTAAMDYDPEEVKRKVTIYATVAPVEWRDCKVNIVDTPGYFDFVGEVKAALRVIDMSLVIIDAVAGVEVGTELVWRYANEPGLPRMVVINKMDRENASYSRSLEMLTSTFGHSVVPIHLPIGQESKFQGVVDVIKMKAYTYKTDGSAAFEEKDVPADLAAEAQKAREKAVEAAAEADDDLLSKYLDGQELSQEEIEAGLKKGVTQGKVIPVLVASATKNIGAPNILDAIVGYAPSPADRPAVSGVNPKTKAEETRTPSDTQPFSALVFKTMADPYVGRLTLFRVMSGVVRSDSHFWNANRERDERFGQLFIPRGKQQEPVPELSAGDIGSVAKLQETVTGDTLCEAQNPIIFPPIQFPNPVFAVAIKPRAKGDEEKISAGLARLHEEDSTFKVEREPITGEVLISGMGELHLDILTDRLGRKFGVQVTLEEPRVPYKETIRGRAKVEGKHKKQSGGRGQFGDVWVEFEPLPDQDFEFVDNVFGGAVPRQYIPAVEKGIREAAAEGVLAGYPMVNFRASLYDGKYHPVDSSEMAFKIAGSLAFKEGTKLARPVLLEPIVSVEVMVPDAFMGDVIGDLNKKRGKILGMEPQGTVQVIKALVPQAEMRRYAIDLRSITQGRGTFTMNFDHYEDTPSNVAEAVIAETKKAQEEK; via the coding sequence ATGAAGAAGTACACCATCGACCACCTCCGCAACATCGGACTCGTCGCCCACGGCGGGGCGGGCAAGACGTCGCTGGCTGAAGCCATGCTCTTCAGCGCCAAGGCCATCGACCGGCTCGGCCGGGTTGAGGAAGGCACCGCCGCCATGGACTATGACCCCGAAGAGGTCAAGCGGAAGGTGACCATTTACGCCACCGTGGCTCCCGTCGAATGGCGCGACTGTAAGGTCAATATCGTTGACACCCCGGGTTACTTCGACTTCGTCGGCGAAGTCAAGGCCGCCCTCCGGGTCATTGACATGAGCCTGGTCATCATCGATGCTGTCGCCGGCGTCGAGGTCGGCACCGAGCTCGTCTGGAGATACGCCAACGAGCCGGGCCTGCCGCGGATGGTCGTGATCAACAAGATGGACCGTGAGAACGCCAGTTACTCCCGGTCGCTGGAGATGCTGACTTCGACCTTCGGGCACTCGGTCGTCCCGATCCACTTGCCCATTGGCCAGGAGTCCAAGTTCCAAGGCGTGGTCGACGTGATCAAGATGAAGGCCTACACATACAAGACGGATGGGTCGGCGGCTTTCGAGGAGAAGGATGTCCCGGCCGATCTCGCCGCCGAGGCCCAGAAGGCTCGGGAGAAAGCGGTCGAGGCGGCCGCCGAGGCCGACGACGACCTCCTCTCGAAGTACCTCGATGGGCAGGAACTGTCCCAGGAAGAGATCGAGGCGGGCCTGAAGAAGGGCGTCACCCAGGGCAAGGTCATTCCGGTCCTGGTGGCTTCGGCGACCAAGAACATCGGGGCCCCGAACATCCTCGATGCCATCGTCGGCTACGCTCCGTCGCCGGCCGACCGGCCGGCGGTCAGCGGGGTCAACCCGAAGACCAAGGCTGAGGAGACCCGAACCCCGTCGGACACCCAACCATTCTCGGCCCTCGTCTTCAAGACCATGGCCGACCCCTATGTCGGCCGGCTGACCCTCTTCAGGGTGATGTCGGGCGTGGTCCGCTCCGACTCCCATTTCTGGAACGCCAATCGTGAACGCGACGAACGTTTCGGTCAGCTCTTCATCCCCCGGGGCAAGCAACAGGAGCCCGTGCCCGAGTTGTCGGCCGGCGATATCGGTTCGGTGGCCAAGCTCCAGGAGACGGTCACCGGCGACACCCTCTGCGAGGCCCAGAACCCGATCATCTTCCCGCCGATTCAGTTCCCAAACCCCGTCTTCGCCGTCGCCATCAAACCCAGGGCCAAGGGGGACGAAGAGAAGATCAGCGCCGGCCTGGCCAGGCTGCATGAGGAAGACTCGACCTTCAAGGTCGAGCGCGAGCCGATCACCGGGGAAGTGCTCATCTCCGGCATGGGCGAGCTCCACCTGGACATCCTCACCGACCGCCTGGGCCGCAAGTTCGGCGTCCAGGTCACCCTAGAGGAGCCGCGGGTCCCATACAAGGAGACCATTCGCGGCCGGGCCAAGGTCGAGGGCAAGCACAAGAAACAGTCCGGCGGGCGCGGCCAGTTCGGCGATGTCTGGGTCGAGTTCGAACCCCTGCCTGATCAGGACTTCGAGTTCGTCGACAACGTCTTCGGCGGGGCCGTCCCGCGGCAGTACATTCCGGCGGTCGAGAAGGGCATCCGTGAGGCGGCCGCCGAGGGCGTCCTGGCCGGCTACCCGATGGTGAACTTCAGGGCCAGTCTCTACGACGGCAAGTACCATCCGGTCGACTCCTCGGAAATGGCCTTCAAGATCGCCGGGTCGCTGGCCTTTAAGGAAGGAACCAAGCTGGCCAGGCCGGTCTTGCTCGAGCCGATCGTCTCGGTCGAGGTCATGGTCCCCGACGCTTTCATGGGCGACGTCATCGGCGACCTGAATAAGAAGCGCGGCAAGATCCTGGGGATGGAGCCGCAGGGCACCGTCCAGGTGATCAAGGCCCTCGTCCCGCAGGCAGAGATGAGGCGGTACGCCATCGATCTGAGGTCGATCACCCAGGGGCGGGGGACCTTCACGATGAACTTCGACCACTACGAGGACACCCCGTCGAACGTGGCGGAGGCGGTCATCGCCGAGACCAAGAAGGCCCAAGAGGAGAAATGA
- a CDS encoding class I SAM-dependent rRNA methyltransferase: MTARVFLAQGRDKRVQTGHPWVFANEIDRTSGDFVPGDIVEVVSSRGHLIGRGYINPASQIRVRFLTRTDEVINEDFFRRRVREAIDYRRRLFGALPDARERAFRLIFAEADYLPALIVDYFAGYLVFQALALGIDRRKEMLMEMVRAEAGPEFPVLGLYERDDVPVRELEGLSQLKGPYNGDVPPRVTIRENDVRLIVDLENGQKTGHFLDQRENRAAIAPYVKGARVLDGFSYTGGFACAAAAYGAREVLGVDVSPQAVALAGENARLNGVEDRVAFQTANVFDFLHDADPSQQRWEVILLDPPAFAKNRAALPGALRGYKEINLRAMKLLPPGGHLITSSCSQHVSEELFREVLAVAAADTKRRLRVVEVRSQGRDHPFLPAAPETRYLKFFVLRVE, from the coding sequence TTGACGGCTCGAGTGTTCCTCGCCCAAGGGCGGGACAAGCGGGTGCAGACGGGGCATCCCTGGGTCTTCGCCAACGAGATTGACCGGACCAGCGGCGACTTTGTGCCCGGAGACATCGTCGAGGTCGTCTCCAGCCGTGGGCACTTGATCGGCCGCGGTTACATCAACCCGGCCTCGCAGATCCGGGTGCGCTTCCTGACCCGGACCGATGAGGTTATCAACGAGGACTTCTTCCGGCGGCGGGTCAGGGAGGCCATCGACTACCGCCGCCGCCTCTTCGGGGCTCTGCCCGATGCTCGGGAACGCGCTTTTCGCCTGATCTTCGCCGAGGCCGACTACTTGCCGGCCCTGATCGTCGACTATTTCGCGGGTTATCTCGTCTTCCAGGCCCTGGCCCTCGGCATCGACCGGCGCAAGGAGATGCTGATGGAGATGGTCCGGGCCGAGGCCGGCCCGGAGTTCCCGGTCCTCGGACTCTACGAACGGGACGACGTCCCGGTCCGCGAACTCGAGGGCCTAAGCCAGCTGAAAGGCCCGTACAACGGCGACGTCCCGCCCCGGGTGACGATCCGGGAGAACGACGTGCGGCTCATTGTCGACCTCGAGAATGGCCAAAAGACGGGCCATTTCCTGGATCAGCGGGAGAACCGGGCGGCCATCGCCCCCTACGTCAAGGGAGCCCGGGTCCTCGACGGCTTCAGCTACACCGGCGGCTTCGCCTGCGCGGCGGCCGCCTACGGGGCCCGCGAGGTGCTCGGGGTCGATGTCTCGCCCCAGGCGGTGGCCCTGGCCGGAGAGAACGCCCGACTGAACGGGGTCGAGGACCGAGTAGCCTTCCAGACGGCCAACGTCTTCGACTTCCTCCACGACGCCGACCCAAGCCAGCAGAGGTGGGAGGTCATCCTCCTCGACCCGCCGGCCTTCGCCAAGAACCGGGCCGCCCTGCCGGGGGCCCTGAGAGGCTACAAAGAGATCAACCTGCGGGCGATGAAGCTCCTCCCGCCCGGCGGTCACCTGATCACCTCATCCTGCTCGCAGCACGTCTCGGAGGAGCTCTTCCGGGAGGTCTTGGCGGTCGCCGCGGCGGACACGAAGCGCCGGCTCAGGGTGGTGGAAGTCAGGTCGCAAGGGCGCGACCATCCCTTCCTGCCGGCCGCGCCGGAGACGCGCTACCTCAAGTTCTTCGTCCTGCGGGTCGAGTAG
- a CDS encoding CtsR family transcriptional regulator, with translation MASLSDQIEQFLKQMIEAASGRLEIQRQVLAARFGCAPSQINYVLETRFTVQRGYTVESRRGGSGYLRIIRYNLNGPARIVEFIEECLGVELPQREAEGIIERLAEEGSLSPREAALMKAVVDRETLSVDPPYRDRLRAALLKRMLVAIVSCQEE, from the coding sequence ATGGCTAGCCTGAGTGATCAGATCGAGCAATTCCTCAAGCAGATGATTGAGGCGGCCAGCGGCCGGCTGGAGATCCAGCGCCAGGTCCTGGCGGCCCGTTTTGGCTGCGCTCCGTCGCAGATCAACTACGTCCTGGAGACCCGTTTCACGGTCCAGCGTGGCTACACGGTCGAGAGCCGGCGTGGGGGGAGCGGCTACCTCCGGATCATCCGATACAACCTGAACGGGCCGGCGCGGATCGTCGAGTTCATCGAGGAATGCCTGGGCGTGGAGCTTCCGCAGCGGGAGGCCGAGGGGATCATCGAGCGGCTGGCCGAGGAAGGGTCCCTCAGCCCCCGGGAGGCGGCCCTGATGAAGGCGGTCGTCGACCGGGAAACCCTGTCGGTCGACCCACCGTATCGGGATCGGCTCCGGGCCGCCTTGCTCAAGCGGATGCTGGTGGCCATCGTGAGTTGCCAAGAGGAATAG
- a CDS encoding UvrB/UvrC motif-containing protein, which translates to MRPAGAGPEGEETMLCQECRKRPAVVTVTMVVNGQKMQMHMCEECARKKADLSEFLSENLPLQQLLGGLLSQAGHGQAAKSGAAEGEKSCPGCGSTYEQFTQAGRLGCSECYTVFGDQLRPMLRRIHGSVVHQGKVPARTGGDLKVKKEITDLRIALQRAVGREDFEQAARLRDEIKERERLMTENGPKPPETGTDQGSDER; encoded by the coding sequence GTGCGCCCCGCCGGAGCGGGACCCGAAGGGGAGGAGACCATGCTCTGCCAGGAATGCCGTAAACGACCTGCGGTCGTCACCGTGACCATGGTGGTCAACGGGCAGAAGATGCAGATGCACATGTGCGAGGAGTGCGCCCGCAAGAAGGCCGACCTCAGCGAATTCCTCAGTGAGAACCTGCCCCTCCAGCAACTCCTGGGAGGGCTCCTCAGCCAGGCCGGCCACGGCCAGGCCGCCAAGAGCGGGGCGGCCGAGGGCGAGAAGAGTTGCCCCGGCTGCGGTTCGACCTATGAGCAGTTCACCCAGGCCGGTCGCCTGGGCTGCAGTGAGTGCTACACCGTCTTCGGTGACCAGCTCCGGCCGATGCTGAGGAGAATCCACGGCTCCGTCGTCCATCAGGGAAAGGTCCCTGCCCGCACCGGCGGCGACCTGAAGGTCAAGAAGGAGATCACCGACCTCCGGATCGCCCTGCAGCGGGCGGTCGGCCGCGAGGACTTCGAGCAGGCCGCCCGCCTGCGTGACGAGATCAAGGAACGCGAGCGGCTGATGACCGAGAACGGACCGAAGCCGCCGGAGACGGGGACCGATCAAGGGAGTGACGAGCGATGA
- a CDS encoding protein arginine kinase: MRPEEATERPTALWVTGTGPHSDIVISSRIRLARNLLGVPFPHLLDEARAEEVAGRVEGAYKALQAEGKLADHGLVRVNRLPALDRQVLVEKHLISPQFAQEEKPTALLVDPGQTVSVMVNEEDHLRIQCLLPGLQLEQAWAKASQVDDDLEGKLDFAFVEQQGYLTACPTNVGTGLRASVMLHLPALILSNQAARVGHAVVKLGLAVRGLYGEGTEALGNMFQVSNQVTLGQTEEEIIQNLRSVTEQIVEHEMNARKFLTQENKSQIEDRVNRAYGLLAHARIMSSQEAMQLLSDLRLGVDLEILRAARKRSLNELLVVTRPAYLQRLAGGELEPLQRDIRRAAMIRDSLRAMEVAPPGDKDHDPRLP, encoded by the coding sequence ATGAGACCGGAGGAAGCCACCGAGCGGCCCACGGCCCTCTGGGTCACCGGCACCGGGCCGCACTCGGACATCGTCATCTCCAGCCGGATCAGGTTGGCCAGGAACCTCCTGGGAGTGCCCTTCCCACACCTCCTCGACGAAGCCCGGGCCGAGGAAGTCGCCGGGCGGGTCGAGGGGGCCTACAAGGCCCTCCAAGCCGAGGGCAAACTGGCGGACCACGGTCTGGTCCGGGTCAACCGGCTGCCGGCCCTCGACCGCCAGGTCCTCGTCGAGAAGCACCTGATCAGCCCGCAGTTCGCCCAGGAAGAGAAGCCGACCGCCCTCCTGGTCGACCCCGGGCAGACGGTCAGCGTGATGGTCAACGAAGAGGACCACCTCCGGATTCAGTGCCTCCTGCCCGGGCTGCAACTGGAACAGGCGTGGGCCAAGGCCAGCCAGGTCGACGACGATCTGGAGGGGAAGCTCGACTTCGCCTTCGTCGAGCAGCAGGGCTACCTGACCGCCTGCCCGACCAACGTCGGCACCGGTCTTCGGGCCTCGGTCATGTTGCATCTGCCGGCGCTGATCTTGTCCAACCAGGCCGCCCGCGTCGGCCATGCCGTGGTCAAGCTAGGGCTGGCTGTCCGCGGCCTGTACGGTGAAGGGACCGAAGCCCTGGGAAACATGTTCCAGGTATCAAACCAGGTCACTCTGGGGCAGACGGAAGAAGAGATAATCCAGAACCTGCGCAGCGTGACCGAACAGATAGTCGAGCATGAGATGAACGCCAGGAAGTTCTTGACTCAAGAGAACAAGAGTCAAATCGAGGACCGGGTCAATCGGGCCTATGGCCTGCTGGCTCACGCCAGAATCATGTCCTCGCAGGAAGCCATGCAACTCCTGTCAGACCTGCGTCTGGGAGTCGATCTCGAGATCCTGCGGGCGGCCAGGAAGCGAAGCCTCAATGAGTTGCTGGTGGTGACTCGTCCGGCCTACCTTCAGCGACTGGCCGGCGGTGAGCTCGAACCCCTCCAGCGCGACATCAGGCGA